A single Defluviitalea saccharophila DNA region contains:
- a CDS encoding S-layer homology domain-containing protein, translating into MKKGIYTASFFILIFILFSSNAEAMARKEYGTPLGTYEGDKGIKIISFSKNWTSQEKLKSVYDELLKNFHGEEITYLSNIYIYPDSPDGVAGNYYEDYEISNEGKYVYKKGRYIEIFNGNQYKDVSQFAWVLSHEYGHHFTLYYLLTKENKHFNQWEQTKYAQIRGLTKYKEVEYYSVNDTGYIHKWDVAEIAAEDYVQLFGSPTAKKSTDYKDVKERVEQNIKDYYYSTDSFNLLPQENLSLPLAADVSGLYLYWLGLAGYTTVEPSLPSKPVLTIKKVGEIMPGYSQYEVSWNPISDGKNYEYTLVSYPVEDNHFPRPVKTVVTGEPMKAYIGSAMSSNKNTNSLILDDQYRGEYYFRLFIKNPKGFMFSTEPIKFKFEDKPKKPLYLMTDVPNNHWARESIQTVVDHNIAKGYDDGSFKPENKVTKAEFMAMLIRSINYKVTKQNNENHWFVKQGYLEAAKKLKLITEADYGTNYSKLKYDDFVTRDEMSAMAGNLLKYLGYTAPANQNINFSDAKDIKHKKELSIALRYSILSGYPDRTFKPSKQVTRAEAAAVIYKLLHLMGG; encoded by the coding sequence ATGAAAAAAGGTATTTATACGGCTAGTTTTTTTATTCTTATATTTATTTTATTCAGCAGCAATGCTGAAGCAATGGCGAGAAAAGAATATGGAACCCCTCTTGGTACCTATGAAGGAGATAAAGGAATTAAGATCATCAGCTTTTCGAAGAATTGGACCTCTCAGGAAAAATTAAAAAGTGTTTACGATGAGCTTTTAAAAAATTTCCACGGAGAAGAAATTACATATTTATCGAATATATATATCTATCCTGATTCTCCCGATGGTGTAGCAGGAAATTATTATGAAGACTATGAGATCAGTAACGAAGGGAAATATGTATATAAGAAAGGTCGCTATATAGAAATATTTAATGGCAATCAATACAAAGATGTATCCCAATTTGCATGGGTATTATCCCATGAATATGGCCATCATTTTACATTATATTATTTATTGACTAAAGAAAATAAACATTTCAATCAATGGGAACAAACAAAGTACGCTCAAATCAGAGGACTAACGAAGTATAAAGAAGTAGAATACTATTCAGTAAATGATACGGGTTATATTCACAAATGGGACGTGGCAGAGATCGCAGCAGAAGACTATGTTCAATTGTTTGGCTCTCCGACAGCAAAAAAATCTACGGATTATAAAGATGTCAAGGAAAGAGTCGAGCAAAATATAAAAGATTATTATTATTCCACAGACAGCTTTAATCTCCTGCCTCAAGAGAATTTATCCCTTCCACTGGCGGCGGATGTATCCGGACTTTATTTATATTGGTTGGGGTTAGCAGGCTACACGACTGTAGAACCCTCTCTTCCGTCAAAGCCTGTATTAACGATTAAAAAAGTAGGAGAGATTATGCCGGGATATTCGCAATATGAAGTGTCCTGGAATCCTATATCCGATGGGAAAAACTATGAATATACTTTAGTTTCTTATCCTGTTGAAGACAATCATTTTCCAAGGCCTGTTAAAACCGTTGTAACGGGAGAACCAATGAAAGCTTATATTGGCAGTGCCATGAGCAGCAATAAAAATACGAACAGTTTAATATTGGACGACCAGTATAGGGGAGAATATTATTTTAGACTTTTCATTAAAAACCCCAAAGGGTTTATGTTTTCTACGGAGCCTATAAAATTCAAATTTGAAGACAAGCCCAAGAAGCCACTTTATTTGATGACAGATGTACCTAATAATCATTGGGCAAGGGAATCTATTCAAACAGTAGTAGATCATAATATTGCTAAAGGCTATGATGATGGTTCATTTAAGCCTGAGAATAAGGTTACAAAGGCAGAATTTATGGCCATGCTGATTAGAAGCATAAATTACAAAGTAACGAAACAAAACAATGAAAACCATTGGTTTGTAAAACAAGGCTATTTAGAAGCAGCAAAAAAATTGAAGCTCATTACTGAAGCCGATTATGGCACCAATTATTCTAAATTAAAATACGATGATTTCGTGACGAGGGATGAAATGTCGGCGATGGCAGGAAATCTCCTAAAGTATTTAGGATATACGGCTCCTGCAAACCAAAACATTAACTTTTCAGATGCAAAAGACATTAAGCATAAAAAAGAATTAAGCATTGCGCTTCGTTATTCAATCTTAAGCGGTTATCCAGACCGTACCTTTAAACCTTCTAAGCAGGTTACCAGAGCGGAAGCAGCCGCGGTAATTTATAAATTACTACATTTAATGGGCGGATAA
- a CDS encoding flagellar basal body-associated FliL family protein: MAKYNFSSNNIRWSLYIILFSSALVLSAIFITIRIMSSSSPFAKKDQGVSVKKVYASIPSSDGESHSIAADFYITASKKDLTEAELKELQAAILEIIPTLDYEKITNEGGTDYLTNSIKKDLNSRSSEEWIKEVYVSNLLLDVGISPSKNERGNVIEEMFKDY; this comes from the coding sequence ATGGCAAAATATAATTTCTCATCCAATAATATCAGATGGTCGCTGTATATCATCTTATTTTCTTCAGCATTGGTTTTATCCGCTATATTCATTACCATTAGAATTATGTCTTCCTCATCACCCTTTGCGAAAAAGGATCAGGGCGTTTCAGTAAAGAAAGTGTACGCATCCATTCCCTCTTCCGATGGAGAATCTCATAGTATAGCAGCAGACTTTTATATCACTGCTTCTAAAAAAGATCTAACTGAAGCGGAGTTAAAGGAACTTCAAGCCGCTATATTAGAAATTATCCCAACTCTTGATTATGAGAAAATAACTAATGAAGGCGGAACGGATTATCTAACGAACAGCATAAAAAAGGACCTCAATTCCCGTTCATCCGAAGAATGGATAAAAGAAGTTTATGTCTCAAATCTCCTTCTGGATGTAGGGATCAGTCCTTCAAAAAACGAACGCGGCAATGTAATTGAAGAAATGTTTAAAGATTATTAA
- a CDS encoding DUF445 family protein: MNISEFIISPIAGSVIGYFTNWLAIKMLFRPHEEKRLFGIKIPFTPGLIPKEKNRIAKKVGETVGEHLLSEEALVKALVDEKVLESINHMTANAFFYLRQNEESIDTILTKVLGEYKDKTIDFIEEKLTDFILSKINDEEILDDITSFLMSHIENIINRKIEDIPLENIIQADFLQRHAVREWIAGEIIGFKDRLQNEERTLSQIIPDTWVLTIKELIRNHFPSMASLLIDYMTKPSIQQKLKQILLELIQANVGKLALMFVDGDKIYEKTIRYIQESVEKEEKREEILKQIDSFIDYAMEKPIKEWADKIQLADHDSKIQDILSKVIFYFTKEDNIAKLKTIIKEYISRKENITVLSLINTIQPNIIQDMRKWIKAYLGDLIQKEEVSKKINLFISKEIKRFLDTSVSRWMKGLEKTAEEKVQEIIIQYYKQIIISKSNDIVTLLNIPHIVEQQIMNFETDYTEQIILSVVNRELKAITWLGGFLGFIIGFLPVLINNL, encoded by the coding sequence ATGAATATATCTGAATTTATTATTAGCCCTATTGCAGGAAGTGTAATAGGGTATTTTACAAACTGGCTTGCGATTAAAATGCTTTTTCGTCCCCATGAAGAAAAAAGGCTTTTTGGAATCAAGATTCCTTTTACGCCCGGTCTAATACCCAAAGAAAAGAACAGAATAGCAAAAAAAGTCGGTGAAACCGTAGGGGAGCATTTGCTTTCCGAAGAAGCCCTGGTAAAAGCATTAGTGGATGAAAAAGTTCTTGAAAGTATAAATCATATGACAGCCAATGCATTTTTTTATCTGAGGCAGAATGAAGAAAGCATAGATACGATTCTTACGAAAGTTTTAGGAGAGTATAAGGATAAAACCATAGATTTTATAGAAGAAAAATTAACGGATTTTATTTTAAGTAAGATTAATGACGAAGAGATATTAGACGATATTACTTCCTTTTTAATGAGTCATATTGAAAACATTATAAATAGAAAAATAGAAGACATTCCTCTAGAAAACATTATTCAGGCGGATTTTTTGCAAAGGCATGCCGTAAGGGAATGGATTGCAGGAGAAATTATAGGATTTAAAGACAGGCTTCAAAACGAAGAGCGTACCTTGTCTCAGATCATCCCGGATACATGGGTGCTCACTATAAAAGAACTTATTAGAAATCACTTCCCCAGTATGGCATCTCTTCTCATAGATTATATGACCAAGCCGTCTATCCAGCAAAAGTTAAAGCAAATCCTACTTGAGCTTATACAAGCAAATGTAGGAAAACTGGCGCTTATGTTTGTTGATGGAGATAAAATATATGAAAAAACCATTCGCTATATACAAGAGAGTGTGGAGAAGGAAGAAAAAAGAGAAGAGATTTTAAAGCAAATAGACAGCTTTATAGATTATGCCATGGAAAAGCCTATAAAAGAATGGGCAGATAAAATCCAACTGGCTGATCATGATAGCAAAATACAAGATATACTTAGTAAAGTCATTTTTTATTTTACAAAAGAAGACAATATAGCAAAGCTTAAAACAATAATAAAAGAATATATAAGCAGAAAAGAGAATATTACAGTACTTAGTTTAATCAATACAATTCAACCAAATATTATCCAGGATATGCGCAAGTGGATTAAAGCATATCTGGGAGACCTTATTCAAAAAGAAGAAGTATCTAAAAAAATAAATCTTTTTATTTCAAAGGAAATAAAAAGATTCTTAGATACATCCGTTTCCCGCTGGATGAAAGGACTCGAAAAAACAGCAGAGGAAAAGGTACAAGAGATTATTATACAATATTACAAACAAATTATAATAAGTAAGTCCAATGATATTGTTACCTTACTCAATATTCCTCATATTGTTGAACAACAAATAATGAATTTTGAAACGGATTACACTGAGCAGATCATTTTATCCGTTGTAAATAGAGAGCTAAAAGCGATCACTTGGTTAGGAGGTTTTTTAGGTTTCATCATAGGATTTTTACCGGTGTTGATTAATAATCTTTAA
- a CDS encoding redox-sensing transcriptional repressor Rex, which translates to MDTSRRISIAVVKRLPRYYRYLGELLENDITRISSKELSERMGVTASQIRQDLNNFGGFGQQGYGYNVEYLYNEIGKILGLNNTYKFIIVGVGNLGQALANYTKFEKRGFILKGLFDVNPRLIGMTIRGIEVKDIDEMEAFVKENKIDVAFLTMPKSKVRKVAEDLARWGIKGLWNFSAVDLDVSPDVVVEDVHLSDSLMTMSYKINRKMIKKEKELEMKKHHK; encoded by the coding sequence TTGGATACAAGCAGAAGAATTTCGATTGCCGTAGTTAAACGGTTACCGAGATATTATCGGTACTTGGGAGAGCTTCTTGAAAACGATATCACTCGTATTTCTTCCAAAGAACTCAGCGAACGAATGGGAGTAACAGCGTCTCAAATTCGTCAAGATTTAAACAATTTTGGAGGATTTGGACAGCAGGGATACGGGTATAATGTAGAATATCTATATAATGAGATTGGAAAAATATTAGGCCTTAATAATACATATAAGTTTATTATTGTTGGTGTGGGAAATTTAGGTCAGGCATTAGCCAACTATACCAAATTCGAAAAAAGAGGATTTATTCTTAAAGGCTTATTTGATGTTAATCCAAGATTAATAGGTATGACGATCAGAGGGATAGAAGTTAAAGATATTGATGAAATGGAAGCCTTTGTAAAAGAGAATAAAATCGATGTTGCTTTTTTGACTATGCCTAAATCCAAAGTTAGAAAGGTTGCAGAGGACCTGGCTAGGTGGGGAATCAAAGGCTTATGGAATTTCTCTGCAGTGGATTTGGATGTTTCTCCAGATGTGGTGGTTGAGGACGTTCATTTATCCGACAGTTTAATGACCATGTCCTATAAGATTAACCGCAAAATGATTAAAAAAGAAAAAGAATTAGAAATGAAAAAACATCACAAATGA
- the abc-f gene encoding ribosomal protection-like ABC-F family protein, producing MILACKDITKSFGTDIILKNITFQIEEKEKVALVGVNGAGKSTLFKILAGELSYDHGEIFKSKDTSIGYLSQNMEINTNNNILDEMMTVFSELIEIESSIRFLEEEMSAHKGENLSQLMHQYSLLQHEFEQKNGYGFKSQIKGVLKGLGFNESEFSQPINVLSGGQKTRVALAKLLLSNPSVLLLDEPTNHLDISAIEWLEDFLKSYSDSVIIISHDRYFLDRIVSKVIEIENNKSSVYNGNYSFYAKYKQINREIQMNQYLAQQKEIKRQEEVIQTLRSFNREKSIKRARSREKALEKIERIERPEALPSSMKLSLEPKIQSGNDVLHVENLSKAFGSRKLFENVSFDLKKGEKVALIGPNGVGKTTLFRILLDQVAPDNGFFRLGTNVKISYYDQEHQNISYNKTIIDEISDTYPTLTLGEIRNVLAAFLFTGDDVFKEISSLSGGEKGRVSLAKIMLSEGNFLLLDEPTNHLDLLSKEVLEDAINNYQGTVLYISHDRYFINRTADKVLELTPYGIKEYLGNYDYYIEKRSQIKLDNTEKEITPAEKVSSSKEEWLKRKEEQAQQRRLQAQIENIEKQIHEIENQIEEVNQQLCLEEVYTNPEKSQEMLDKKNQLEEELERLYEQWEELQALQGV from the coding sequence ATGATTTTAGCGTGCAAAGATATCACCAAGTCCTTTGGAACGGATATAATTCTTAAAAATATTACCTTTCAAATAGAAGAAAAAGAAAAAGTGGCTCTTGTTGGAGTAAATGGTGCGGGTAAATCCACCTTATTTAAAATTTTAGCCGGAGAACTTTCTTATGATCACGGAGAGATTTTTAAATCTAAAGATACCTCTATAGGATATCTTTCTCAAAACATGGAAATCAATACAAATAATAATATTCTAGACGAAATGATGACTGTTTTTTCAGAGCTTATCGAGATAGAGTCTTCTATTCGTTTTCTTGAAGAAGAAATGAGCGCCCATAAAGGTGAAAATCTCTCTCAGCTTATGCACCAATATTCTCTGCTCCAGCACGAATTCGAGCAGAAAAACGGTTATGGTTTTAAAAGCCAAATAAAAGGCGTACTAAAGGGTTTAGGCTTTAACGAGAGTGAATTTAGTCAGCCTATTAACGTACTCTCAGGAGGACAGAAAACCCGCGTTGCCCTGGCAAAACTGCTCTTATCCAATCCTTCGGTTTTACTGCTGGATGAGCCTACCAATCATTTGGATATCAGTGCGATTGAATGGTTGGAGGATTTCTTAAAAAGCTATTCCGATTCCGTTATCATCATCTCCCATGACAGATATTTTCTGGACCGCATCGTTTCTAAAGTCATTGAAATAGAAAATAACAAATCCTCTGTATATAATGGGAACTATTCTTTTTATGCAAAATACAAGCAGATCAATCGTGAAATACAAATGAATCAATATCTGGCACAGCAGAAAGAAATAAAACGTCAGGAAGAAGTTATTCAAACCCTTCGCTCCTTTAATCGCGAAAAATCTATAAAAAGAGCCAGAAGCCGCGAAAAAGCCCTGGAAAAAATAGAACGCATCGAGCGTCCGGAAGCACTTCCTTCTTCCATGAAACTTTCTTTGGAGCCAAAAATACAAAGCGGCAATGATGTTCTTCATGTTGAGAACTTATCCAAAGCATTTGGCAGCCGCAAACTCTTTGAGAATGTTTCCTTTGACTTAAAAAAAGGCGAAAAAGTTGCCCTTATCGGTCCCAATGGGGTAGGCAAAACTACTCTTTTTCGTATATTATTAGATCAAGTTGCTCCGGATAACGGATTCTTTCGTCTTGGTACCAATGTAAAAATAAGTTACTATGATCAAGAGCATCAAAATATATCTTATAATAAAACTATTATTGACGAAATATCCGACACTTATCCAACTTTAACCCTTGGCGAAATAAGAAATGTACTGGCTGCATTCTTGTTTACAGGGGATGATGTTTTTAAAGAAATCTCCAGCCTAAGCGGCGGTGAAAAGGGAAGAGTTTCTTTAGCCAAAATCATGCTTTCGGAAGGAAATTTTCTGCTCTTAGACGAGCCGACAAACCACTTGGATCTTTTATCGAAGGAAGTATTGGAAGACGCTATAAATAATTATCAGGGAACCGTTCTATACATTTCCCATGACCGTTATTTTATCAATCGAACAGCGGACAAGGTTTTAGAACTTACCCCCTACGGAATCAAAGAATATCTCGGCAACTACGATTACTATATTGAAAAAAGAAGTCAAATAAAGCTTGATAATACGGAAAAAGAAATTACCCCTGCTGAAAAAGTCTCTTCTTCAAAAGAGGAATGGCTTAAAAGGAAAGAAGAGCAGGCACAGCAAAGAAGACTTCAGGCTCAAATAGAAAACATCGAAAAGCAAATTCATGAAATAGAAAATCAAATAGAAGAAGTGAATCAACAATTATGCTTGGAAGAAGTCTATACAAACCCTGAAAAATCTCAAGAAATGCTAGATAAGAAAAATCAGCTTGAAGAAGAGTTAGAACGCCTTTACGAACAGTGGGAAGAACTGCAAGCTTTGCAAGGGGTGTAG
- a CDS encoding response regulator transcription factor yields the protein MYKVMIIDDEKSLRNLLKNAIQWGELGLEIAGEAASGIEAINIIDEIKPDIAFVDIKMPFMDGIEFSKLAIQRYPDLKIVILTAFSDFEYARECIGIGVCEYLLKPIVRADIKATLEKIIKKLDAEQPKKEDKEVIIQGNDTIRKIEEYISKNYTQPDLNLTSIAQTFGFNASYLSRLFKAETGKNLIDYLTECRMEQAITYAKQGMLMYMTAKMVGIPDPNYFGKCFKKYTNQTYSDFMKQYKNK from the coding sequence ATGTATAAGGTAATGATTATAGACGATGAAAAATCCCTTAGAAATCTATTGAAAAATGCGATCCAATGGGGAGAGCTGGGCTTAGAAATAGCTGGAGAAGCGGCAAGCGGCATTGAAGCCATCAATATTATTGATGAAATTAAACCTGATATTGCATTTGTAGATATTAAAATGCCTTTTATGGATGGAATAGAATTTTCAAAATTAGCCATTCAGCGATATCCGGATTTAAAAATAGTCATTTTAACTGCATTCAGTGATTTTGAATATGCCAGAGAATGTATAGGTATCGGTGTATGCGAGTATTTATTAAAACCTATTGTTCGAGCGGATATCAAAGCAACTTTGGAAAAAATCATTAAAAAGCTGGATGCAGAACAGCCGAAGAAAGAAGATAAAGAAGTCATTATCCAAGGAAATGATACCATCCGAAAAATTGAAGAATATATTAGCAAGAATTACACTCAACCGGATTTAAACCTGACATCCATTGCACAAACTTTCGGATTCAATGCAAGTTATTTAAGTCGATTATTTAAAGCAGAAACCGGAAAAAACTTAATCGATTACCTTACAGAATGCCGAATGGAACAAGCCATCACTTATGCAAAGCAAGGGATGCTTATGTATATGACAGCCAAAATGGTTGGAATTCCCGATCCTAATTACTTCGGCAAGTGCTTTAAAAAATATACGAATCAAACCTACTCTGATTTTATGAAACAATACAAAAATAAATAA
- a CDS encoding sensor histidine kinase produces the protein MKENSYQSMVSIGNNLNTEFGAVSTMSQLIMTNSAVVNYLKDDAGNNTRLIQNTMMTMYDISNTFNYVSSIYVFRLDKNYINIGKEVTYINTNIIHDPEWQEEIIEKSGLYVIRVNGNGAFRTKSGEPIISFIRLINDLDTQKPIGLIAINLTTDILRNSFKDMASKDRHFCYYDDQGNILIGEEGVEEFQDMEINQKRFEQVSLEGLFSTKILSYFHVPDTPFTIAKMEYLSFIKYLSSQAIMVITIIIFLTIVCLIIVGIFISVYITNPIEKLVQYMDLLKFGWNRRGNLRLSNLGVGYLKNINNNKLIELNRLIDELLEKEKAMQKAELEVLREQINPHFLYNTLGTIADLALQNSADEVYDAIETLGNFYRRFLSKGSKEITIREEVAIVRDYLKLQKLRYEDVFEDEYDLQEDLLDIKIPKLILQPLVENSLYHGVRLKGEKGIIKVSVYEKDQRVHIVVYDSGVGMNSEQIESLMNENNNKSFGLKGTIERIRYYYDMEDVFEIRSEEGEYCEVDIKIPL, from the coding sequence ATGAAAGAGAATAGCTATCAATCTATGGTTTCTATTGGGAACAACCTAAATACTGAATTTGGTGCTGTCAGCACCATGAGCCAACTTATTATGACCAATAGTGCGGTGGTCAATTATTTAAAAGATGATGCCGGCAATAACACGAGACTTATACAAAATACAATGATGACCATGTATGACATCAGTAATACTTTTAATTATGTCTCTTCTATTTATGTATTTCGATTGGACAAAAATTATATTAATATCGGGAAAGAAGTAACTTATATCAATACGAACATCATTCATGATCCGGAATGGCAGGAAGAAATTATTGAAAAATCTGGTTTATATGTTATAAGAGTAAATGGGAACGGAGCCTTTAGAACAAAATCCGGCGAACCGATTATATCCTTTATTCGCCTTATTAATGATCTAGATACCCAGAAACCGATTGGTTTAATCGCAATTAATTTAACTACGGATATCCTTAGAAATTCTTTTAAAGACATGGCAAGTAAAGACAGGCATTTCTGCTATTATGATGATCAGGGAAATATTCTAATAGGAGAAGAAGGCGTAGAAGAGTTTCAAGATATGGAGATCAATCAAAAGAGATTTGAACAAGTCTCCCTGGAAGGACTTTTTAGCACAAAAATATTATCCTATTTTCATGTGCCCGATACGCCATTTACCATTGCAAAAATGGAGTATTTGTCTTTTATAAAATATCTTTCTTCTCAGGCAATTATGGTGATCACCATTATTATTTTCTTAACGATTGTATGTTTGATTATTGTCGGAATATTTATTTCAGTATATATTACTAATCCAATTGAGAAATTAGTTCAATACATGGATCTCTTAAAATTTGGGTGGAATAGAAGGGGAAATCTGCGTTTGTCCAATCTTGGAGTAGGATATTTAAAAAATATTAATAATAATAAATTGATTGAGCTTAATCGTTTGATAGATGAATTGCTGGAAAAAGAAAAGGCAATGCAAAAAGCAGAATTAGAAGTGCTCCGGGAGCAAATCAATCCCCACTTTTTATACAATACCTTAGGTACTATAGCCGACCTCGCACTGCAAAACTCTGCGGATGAAGTTTACGATGCCATCGAAACCCTGGGGAACTTCTATAGAAGATTTTTAAGCAAAGGCAGCAAAGAAATTACTATCAGAGAAGAAGTGGCAATTGTAAGAGATTATTTAAAGCTTCAAAAGCTAAGATATGAAGACGTATTTGAGGATGAATACGATTTACAAGAGGACTTACTGGATATAAAAATACCGAAGTTAATTTTACAGCCCTTAGTAGAAAACAGTTTGTACCATGGCGTAAGGTTAAAAGGAGAAAAAGGTATTATTAAAGTATCCGTTTATGAAAAAGATCAGCGGGTGCATATCGTTGTCTATGACAGTGGGGTTGGAATGAATTCAGAGCAAATAGAGTCTCTGATGAATGAGAATAATAATAAAAGCTTTGGATTAAAAGGTACTATTGAACGCATCCGATATTACTATGACATGGAGGATGTTTTTGAGATCAGGAGCGAAGAAGGGGAATATTGTGAAGTGGATATTAAAATCCCATTATAG
- a CDS encoding glycoside hydrolase family 3 C-terminal domain-containing protein: MNSHELCKKKAKELVAQMTLEEKASQLTYNSPAIKRLGIPAYNWWNEALHGVARAGTATSFPQAIGLAAIFDEEFLTKVADTIAEEGRAKYNESSKHEDRDIYKGLTFWSPNVNIFRDPRWGRGHETYGEDPFLSARLGVAFIKGLQGEGEILKAAACAKHFAVHSGPEDLRHEFNAEVTPKDLWETYLPAFEACVKEGKVESVMGAYNRTNGEPCCGSYFLLRDILRNKWGFDGHVVSDCWAIKDFHMHHMVTSTPQESAALAIDAGCDLNCGNMYLVLLQALQEGLITEEHITRAAERLFTTRFKLGLFEGSEYDTIPYEVVECKEHIELAIEAARKSAVLLKNDGILPIDKSKVKTIGVIGPNANSRLALKGNYYGTSSRYITLLEGIQDEAGDEVRVLYSKGCELVKDRTEPLAYAHDRLMEAVTVAEHSDVVILCLGLDETIEGEELDEGNNVGSGDKKDLELPEVQRKLLEKIVAVGKPVILCLIAGSAINLSYAQEHCNGILMAWYPGARGGKAIADILFGKTSPSGKLPITFYASLDNLPDFTDYSMKNRTYRYLEEKPLYPFGYGLTYGDVICTVAALEEAVQFDQDIKIKVLVKNRGKVATEDVIQVYIKDEESKYAVRNTSLCGFKRIFLNPGEETVIRMTIPFEALKVVNDEGERILDSNKFTFYIGVSGADERSFELTKKEPVTVPVILQNA, translated from the coding sequence ATGAATTCACATGAATTATGCAAAAAGAAAGCAAAAGAACTTGTAGCTCAAATGACTCTGGAAGAGAAAGCAAGTCAATTGACATATAATTCTCCAGCGATAAAAAGATTGGGGATTCCAGCATATAACTGGTGGAATGAAGCCCTCCATGGAGTAGCCAGGGCAGGTACAGCCACCAGCTTTCCGCAGGCAATAGGCCTTGCAGCTATATTTGATGAAGAATTTTTAACGAAGGTTGCTGACACCATCGCAGAAGAAGGTAGGGCAAAGTACAACGAAAGTTCAAAACATGAAGATCGAGATATTTATAAAGGATTAACCTTTTGGTCCCCTAATGTCAATATTTTTCGCGATCCCCGTTGGGGAAGAGGCCACGAAACCTATGGAGAAGATCCTTTTCTATCTGCAAGATTAGGGGTTGCTTTTATAAAAGGACTGCAAGGAGAAGGAGAAATTTTAAAAGCTGCAGCCTGTGCAAAGCATTTTGCGGTACACAGTGGTCCTGAGGATTTACGCCATGAATTTAATGCTGAAGTCACCCCGAAGGATTTATGGGAAACCTATCTTCCGGCTTTTGAAGCCTGTGTAAAAGAAGGAAAAGTAGAGTCTGTCATGGGGGCTTATAATAGAACCAATGGAGAACCTTGCTGTGGAAGCTATTTTCTTCTAAGGGATATCTTAAGGAACAAATGGGGCTTTGACGGTCATGTGGTATCGGATTGCTGGGCAATTAAAGATTTTCATATGCATCATATGGTAACCAGTACACCCCAGGAATCAGCAGCTTTAGCCATCGATGCAGGCTGTGACTTAAACTGTGGAAATATGTATCTTGTTCTTCTTCAAGCTCTGCAGGAAGGACTTATTACAGAAGAACATATCACAAGGGCGGCAGAAAGATTGTTCACAACTCGATTTAAGTTAGGTTTATTTGAAGGCAGTGAATACGATACTATTCCTTATGAAGTGGTAGAATGCAAAGAACATATAGAACTAGCCATTGAAGCGGCAAGAAAGAGTGCAGTACTCCTAAAAAATGACGGAATTCTGCCAATCGATAAAAGTAAAGTCAAGACAATCGGTGTCATCGGACCGAATGCCAACAGCAGACTTGCCCTAAAAGGAAATTACTATGGCACGTCCTCCAGATACATTACATTATTGGAAGGGATACAAGATGAAGCAGGAGATGAGGTAAGGGTTCTTTACTCAAAGGGCTGCGAACTGGTAAAAGACAGAACAGAACCTTTGGCATATGCCCATGACAGATTGATGGAGGCAGTAACTGTAGCTGAACACAGCGATGTGGTGATTTTATGCCTTGGGCTGGATGAAACCATAGAAGGAGAAGAGTTAGACGAAGGCAATAATGTAGGCTCGGGGGATAAAAAAGATTTAGAATTGCCAGAAGTCCAAAGAAAGCTTTTAGAGAAGATCGTAGCAGTAGGAAAGCCAGTCATTCTCTGCCTTATTGCAGGAAGTGCCATCAATCTAAGTTATGCTCAGGAGCACTGTAATGGCATTTTAATGGCCTGGTATCCGGGGGCAAGAGGAGGAAAGGCAATAGCGGATATATTATTTGGAAAAACATCACCATCAGGAAAATTGCCTATAACCTTTTATGCATCCCTTGATAATTTACCGGATTTTACGGATTATTCCATGAAAAATCGAACCTATAGATATCTTGAAGAAAAACCTTTATATCCCTTTGGATACGGTTTAACCTATGGAGATGTGATTTGTACAGTTGCAGCCTTAGAAGAAGCCGTACAATTCGATCAAGATATAAAAATAAAGGTATTAGTAAAGAATAGAGGTAAAGTTGCTACTGAGGATGTTATACAAGTTTATATTAAAGATGAAGAGTCTAAATATGCGGTGAGAAATACCAGTTTGTGCGGATTTAAGAGAATTTTCCTGAATCCGGGGGAAGAAACAGTAATCCGTATGACCATTCCTTTTGAGGCACTAAAAGTTGTCAATGATGAAGGAGAAAGAATCCTGGACAGTAATAAATTTACTTTCTATATAGGTGTTTCAGGAGCAGATGAAAGAAGCTTTGAGTTAACTAAAAAAGAACCTGTTACTGTTCCTGTTATACTTCAAAATGCATAA